The DNA segment TCCATCGCCCGGAGCGGCGCCGCCGCCGCACGCGACAGCAGCGACGTGCCGCGCCCGTCGAGCTCGGGCGTCCACACGTAGCGGGCTGGCGTGTGCACGTAGGCGAAGTGCCGCTCAGCGGGCAGCCCGCCGGAGCTCACGATCTGGTGCGCGAACGCGTGCGAGCTCGAGAGCACCCAGTCGTAGCGGTGCGTCTTGACGTTCGACCACACCATCGGCATGACGGGCAGCGCCATCGCCTTGCGCCCGCGGAGCGGGGTTCTCGCGAGGAGCGTCTCGCGGATGCGATTGGCCGGGAAGCGCCCGGGCGCGTCGTTCCAGAGGCACAGGATGTCGGCGTCGGGATACGCCCGCGAGAAGACGTCGAGCACGCGCTCGGAGCCGCCCGCGCGCGAGACCCACTCGTGCACGATGAGGCCGCCCATCAGTACGCCCCGTCCGAGCCGACGACCGCGCGGAACGTGCGGGCGAGGATCGACACATCGGCCCCGAGCGACCAGTTCTCGATGTAGTACAGGTCGAGTGCGAGCGCCTCGTCCCACGTGAGCCGCGACCGGCCGCTCACCTGCCACAGCCCCGTCATTCCCGGCCGCACCGCGAGTCGGCGCATCGCGACCTCGTCGTACAGGGCGACCTCCGCGGGCCGCTGCGGGCGCGGACCGATGAGGCTCATGTCGCCCGTCAGCACGTTGAAGAGCTGCGGCAGCTCGTCGAGCGAGTAGCGGCGGAGCACCGCGCCGACGGGCGTCAGCCGCGGGTCCCGCTCGATCTTGAAGAGTGGCGTGCCCGCCGTGCCCTGCTCGGCGAGGAGGGCCGCGAGGCGGTCGTCGGCGTCGACCACCATCGACCGGAACTTCAGGATGCGGAAGGTGCGGCCTTCACGCCCGATGCGCTCCTGCGCGTAGAACACGGGGCCGTGGCTCGTCGTCGCGACGAGCACCGCGACCGTCACGAGCACGGGCAGGAGGGCGACGATGATCGCGAGCGACCCGGCCACGTCGACCGCGCGCTTCGCGGCGAGGAGCGGCCCCGCCGCGGGCGATCGCCCGACGTGCACGAGCGGCATGCCCGCCGCCGCGTGGGTGCGCACGCGCGAGGCCGAAACGTTCGTGACCGACGGCGAGAATACGAGGCGCACGTCGCGGCGGAGGTCGTGGAGGGTGCGGTCGAGCTCGCGGACGCGGCCGGGGTCGAGCACGTCGGAGCCCGTGACCATCACGATCTCGGCGTCGGCGAGATCGACCGCGTTGGCGAGGTGCTCACGCAGCGACGCGTCGGGGGTCGGCACGAACTCGCCGACGACGCGGTAGCCGGCTTTCGGATGTCTCGCGAGCTCGTTCGCGACGGGCTCGGTCGTCGAGGCGGCGCCCACGAGGAGCACGCGCGAGAGCATCCGCCCTTCGCCGCGCTCCTTGAGGAGCCAGGCCCGCCAGGCGGCGCGGCCCGCGAGCAGCACGACGAGGCCGACGGGGATCGCCGTCACGAAGACGGGTCTCGCGACGTCGAGGTCGAGCGCCCACGCGCCGAGGAGCAGGAGCCCCGCCGCGACGAGGGTCGCACTCGCGACCGAGCGGTACTCGCCGGTCCCCTCGGCGAACACGATCGGGTCGCGCGAGTCGAAGGCGGCGAGGCATACGAGCCACACGATCGCGCCCACGGCCGCGATGAGCACCGAGCCGGCGACCGGCCGGTCGGCGTCGAGCGCGAGCGAGAACGCGAGTGCGCCCACGAGCAGCACGCCCACGACGATCGCCGCGTCGGTGGCGATCAGGCGTCGGCGGTAGCGGGTCGCCCAATCGGAGGTCGGCGCCGGGCGCGTGTCGCGCGCGGCGCCGGCGATCCGGAAGGACGTCGTCTGTCCGGTCATCGGGGGTCTCCTCGTTCGTGCGTTCAGGGGTGTGCACAGACGGGAGGGGTCGCCGCGGGAGACGGGTCTTCGGCGCAGGACGGGCGTCGGACTCGTTGGTTCGAGGCGAAGAGCCCCGTCACCCGTCTCACGGCGGCTTCGGAGCGGTGCCCCTCAGCCGATCGATAGGAGAAGTTTGTGAGGGTTCGTCACTACCCGTAAACCCCAGTACGGGGGACATCCGAATGTCCCGAAACACACCGTGATCCCGCGGAAACACGCGGGATCACGGCGCTGCAAGCGCTTACTCTGAGAGCGCTCTCACGTTTCGGGCGCGATCACGCACGAATCATCCCCTTCGGATGGCCTGGACGACGATATCGAACGCGGGCTTGCGCGTTCCGTCGAAGCGCTCGATCCCGAAATTGTGCTCGGGATCGGAGTCGCGCCTCGTGAGATCTCGGAACGAGTAGAAGACGATCGGCCCCGCCCACGCGTACGAGCGCCAGATCTTGACGCCCTCGTTGAGGTAGGTCGCCTGCACTGCCTCGCTGACGCCGCGCGCCCCGAGTTCGTCGGGAACCCGAACTCCGTCGCCCAGATCTTCTTGTCCTGGTCGCCGTTGCGAGACATGATCTGGTACAGATCGGCCGCGCGCTTCATCCAGTTGTACGGCGTCACGATGCGCGGGTCGTCGGGCCAGCTGTAGGGATGCAGCCCGACCGCGTCGAAGTAGCCCTTCCCCCCGGCGGTGTACACCCCCGAGAGGAAGTCGGTCGGCGCCGTCGTGCCGCCGCCCGTCGACGCCGGCGCGAGCCCCGACGAGACGATCGCGACCGTCTTCTTCAGCTCCTCCCCCGCGCGACGGAACCCCGCCGCACCCGGCTTCAGCACGAAGTCGGTGTAGGCGCCCGGCGGGAGCTCGAGGTTGACCTCGTTCCACACCTCGATCGTCGTGATCCCGCGCGGGATGAGCTCGAGCCCCGCCCGGTAGAGGAACGAGTAGTAGAGATCGACCGTGGCCTGCGACTGCACGAGCCACGGCGGCACCCCCGATGTGACGGGCAGGACCTTGAACCCCTTCGCGAGCA comes from the Agromyces protaetiae genome and includes:
- a CDS encoding sugar transferase: MTGQTTSFRIAGAARDTRPAPTSDWATRYRRRLIATDAAIVVGVLLVGALAFSLALDADRPVAGSVLIAAVGAIVWLVCLAAFDSRDPIVFAEGTGEYRSVASATLVAAGLLLLGAWALDLDVARPVFVTAIPVGLVVLLAGRAAWRAWLLKERGEGRMLSRVLLVGAASTTEPVANELARHPKAGYRVVGEFVPTPDASLREHLANAVDLADAEIVMVTGSDVLDPGRVRELDRTLHDLRRDVRLVFSPSVTNVSASRVRTHAAAGMPLVHVGRSPAAGPLLAAKRAVDVAGSLAIIVALLPVLVTVAVLVATTSHGPVFYAQERIGREGRTFRILKFRSMVVDADDRLAALLAEQGTAGTPLFKIERDPRLTPVGAVLRRYSLDELPQLFNVLTGDMSLIGPRPQRPAEVALYDEVAMRRLAVRPGMTGLWQVSGRSRLTWDEALALDLYYIENWSLGADVSILARTFRAVVGSDGAY